One Spodoptera frugiperda isolate SF20-4 chromosome 10, AGI-APGP_CSIRO_Sfru_2.0, whole genome shotgun sequence genomic region harbors:
- the LOC118277174 gene encoding uncharacterized protein LOC118277174, whose translation MHSVFMIVLLVGCVAVSYTTAFEDDFTDGIETRRGLSLGSIGGDDRLLSNTNHASDGAAFVVQTQEVVIRPVSYTNITAIQVTEVGGAHNAQVSVVDGGIGKNFVRLSFRSEIGRGYSYNVRIHGRMGC comes from the exons ATGCATAGCGTATTTATGATCGTGCTGTTGGTTGGTTGTGTGGCAGTTAGCTACACTACTGCCTTTGAAGATGACTTTACTGATGGAATTGAGACACGTAGAGGACTGTCCTTGGGAAGTATTGGAGGTGATGACAGGCTGTTATCCAA TACCAATCACGCATCTGATGGAGCCGCTTTCGTGGTGCAAACCCAAGAAGTAGTTATACGTCCAGTTTCATATACGAACATCACTGCAATTCAAGTGACTGAAGTAGGAGGCGCCCATAATGCACAAGTGAGTGTCGTTGATGGAGGCATCGGGAAGAATTTCGTCAGACTCAGTTTCCGATCAGAGATTGGACGAGGCTACTCGTATAATGTGAGAATCCATGGTAGAATGGGATGTTAA
- the LOC118277144 gene encoding uncharacterized protein LOC118277144, whose amino-acid sequence MKSLFLAVLLVAVASAATINGEIVDDPNLLETSEEFDLSDDLDVSNDPDVADMTDVADVTEVPVSEVTTPSIDAATCCSVGARSGRVLVRSNHVRRGKPNVTYIQNITFRTGTRRITAIQIIHIGAVQGARASIVSGGLNRNHVTIRLQSARGRGYNFKIVIYGR is encoded by the exons ATGAAGAGCCTGTTCCTAGCAGTTTTGTTGGTAGCAGTAGCTTCAGCAGCTACTATCAATGGAGAAATAGTTGACGACCCTAACTTGCTTGAAACGTCTGAGGAGTTTGACTTGAGCGATGACCTTGATGTCAGCAATGATCCTGACGTTGCTGACATGACTGACGTCGCTGACGTGACCGAGGTTCCTGTCAGTGAGGTTACTACTCCGAGTATTGATGCAGCCACGTGTTGCAGCGTTGGTGCTCGCAGTGGAAGAGTCCTCGTCAG ATCCAACCACGTAAGGCGCGGGAAGCCAAATGTGACTTACATTCAGAATATAACTTTCCGAACCGGTACTCGTCGGATCACTGCTATTCAGATCATACATATTGGTGCTGTGCAAGGCGCCAGAGCATCCATAGTCTCTGGAGGCCTGAACCGCAACCATGTGACCATCAGACTACAGTCAGCTAGAGGACGCGGATACAACTTCAAAATCGTGATCTACGGACGTTAA
- the LOC118277143 gene encoding uncharacterized protein LOC118277143: MKILLLFVLITTAGSASILDYEVTDNDDQEDYTMTPDRDYTPDYYEEEMMVRISPTTTAVNIDEWAELFRMAVEEAKIHRNLSLGTIGANDILLSKTHHFKSDGDTNVAEDVYFCGLPTTVITAIRGGSVSENARPAVLAGGVGHNNVCIRLHSSKGRGYQYCIEIYGRK, translated from the exons ATGAAGATTCTACTTCTGTTCGTGCTTATCACTACAGCAGGATCAGCATCCATCCTCGACTATGAGGTGACTGACAATGATGATCAGGAAGATTACACTATGACACCAGATAGAGACTATACACCTGATTACTATGAAGAGGAGATGATGGTTCGAATATCACCAACCACAACCGCGGTCAATATTGATGAATGGGCTGAATTATTCAGAATGGCGGTCGAAGAAGCCAAGATACATCGCAATCTTAGTCTGGGGACCATCGGTGCTAATGATATTCTATTGTCCAA aacGCATCACTTCAAAAGTGACGGCGATACAAATGTAGCTGAAGATGTGTATTTTTGCGGCCTTCCGACCACTGTAATAACTGCGATTCGTGGGGGATCGGTTTCAGAGAACGCTCGCCCGGCCGTGTTGGCAGGAGGAGTCGGCCATAACAATGTCTGCATCAGACTCCACTCATCCAAAGGACGTGGGTACCAGTATTGCATCGAGATCTACGGAAGAAAGTAA
- the LOC118277181 gene encoding uncharacterized protein LOC118277181, with protein MMKSLILVAVLAALTICNDAASLQNPAFRANLYQGAIRPGDRLLHSNYYYKNPITNAVQYQDITYRGNASTRISYIQATEVGYTQWGIPSLRAGGVNFNHATIRLTSQRGYGYYYRVEIWGR; from the exons ATG ATGAAGAGCCTGATTCTGGTTGCGGTGCTCGCCGCCCTAACTATCTGCAATGACGCAGCTAGTCTTCAAAACCCTGCCTTCAGGGCTAACCTGTACCAGGGAGCCATCAGACCCGGAGACAGACTGCTTCACAG CAACTACTACTACAAAAATCCCATCACCAACGCTGTGCAGTACCAGGACATCACCTACCGTGGCAACGCCAGCACCAGGATCTCCTACATCCAAGCCACTGAGGTCGGCTACACACAGTGGGGTATCCCATCCCTCAGGGCTGGTGGTGTCAACTTCAACCACGCTACCATCAGGCTGACTTCCCAAAGAGGCTACGGCTACTACTACCGTGTTGAGATCTGGGGTCGTTAA
- the LOC118277179 gene encoding uncharacterized protein LOC118277179, protein MMKSLILVAVLAALAVCNDAASLESPAFRANLYQGAIRPGDRLLHSNYYYKNPITNAVQYQDITYRGNASTRISYIQATEVGYTQWGIPSLRAGGVNFNHATIRLTSQRGYGYYYRVEIWGR, encoded by the exons ATG ATGAAGAGCCTGATTCTGGTTGCGGTGCTCGCCGCCCTAGCTGTCTGCAATGACGCAGCTAGTCTTGAAAGCCCTGCCTTCAGGGCTAACCTGTACCAGGGAGCCATCAGGCCCGGAGACAGACTGCTGCACAG CAACTACTACTACAAAAATCCCATCACCAACGCTGTGCAGTACCAGGACATCACCTACCGTGGCAACGCCAGCACCAGGATCTCCTACATCCAAGCCACTGAGGTCGGCTACACACAGTGGGGTATCCCATCCCTCAGGGCTGGTGGTGTCAACTTCAACCACGCTACCATCAGGCTGACTTCCCAAAGAGGCTACGGCTACTACTACCGTGTTGAGATCTGGGGTCGTTAA
- the LOC118277145 gene encoding uncharacterized protein LOC118277145 — protein MKSLFLAVLLVAVASAATINEEIVDDPNLFETSEEFDLSDDPDVSNDRDVADMTDVADVTEVPVSEVTSPSIDAATCCSLGARSGRLLVRSNQVRHGKPNVTYIQNLTFRTGAPRINAIQIIHIGAMQGASASIVSGGLNRNHVTIRLQSARGRGYNFRILIYGR, from the exons ATGAAGAGCCTGTTCCTAGCAGTTTTGTTGGTAGCAGTAGCTTCAGCAGCTACTATCAATGAAGAAATAGTTGACGACCCTAACTTGTTTGAAACGTCTGAGGAGTTTGACTTGAGCGATGACCCTGATGTCAGCAATGATCGTGACGTTGCTGACATGACTGACGTCGCTGACGTGACCGAGGTTCCTGTCAGTGAGGTTACTTCTCCGAGTATTGATGCAGCCACGTGTTGCAGCCTAGGTGCTCGCAGTGGAAGACTCCTCGTCAG ATCCAACCAAGTGAGACACGGGAAGCCAAATGTGACTTACATTCAGAATTTAACTTTCCGAACCGGTGCCCCTCGGATTAATGCTATCCAGATCATACATATTGGTGCTATGCAAGGCGCCAGTGCATCCATAGTCTCTGGAGGCCTGAACCGCAACCATGTGACCATCAGACTGCAGTCAGCTAGAGGACGCGGGTACAACTTCAGAATCCTGATCTACGGACGTTAA
- the LOC118277150 gene encoding uncharacterized protein LOC118277150 translates to MKIFVVVVLLAVGVTSKRREPTAVTEYNELDARDLPKVTELDLPNDEMIEEDDDSSRNNLVLGSVGPNDRQMTRIVHNVAAADLLIHEHEVTFRGARGTNITAVSVNQVGANSPVAQVLGGGLGSEFVTIGIKSVRGRGFSYTMLVHAEINCSNN, encoded by the exons atgAAAATCTTTGTAGTAGTCGTGTTACTAGCGGTAGGAGTGACCAGCAAAAGACGGGAACCAACAGCAGTAACAGAATATAATGAGCTGGATGCAAGAGATTTGCCAAAAGTTACTGAACTGGATCTACCAAACGATGAGATGATAGAAGAAGATGATGATTCTTCTCGAAATAATCTCGTCTTGGGAAGTGTTGGTCCTAATGATAGGCAGATGACTAG GATCGTACACAACGTTGCAGCTGCTGATTTGTTGATTCATGAGCATGAAGTAACTTTTCGTGGAGCAAGAGGGACTAATATTACAGCAGTGAGTGTAAACCAGGTTGGAGCAAACTCTCCCGTAGCACAAGTACTAGGCGGCGGTCTCGGCTCAGAATTTGTTACAATCGGAATTAAATCGGTTAGAGGCCGTGGATTCTCCTACACTATGCTTGTTCATGCAGAAATTAACTGCTCAAATAATTAA
- the LOC118277141 gene encoding uncharacterized protein LOC118277141: protein MAVASLSLADVFRKTELNVPNLPEDTELNVPDLPEDTELNVPDLPEDTELDVPENEIGEDDEETSVATRNNLSLGNFGANDRLMSRITHNVAAATLLIHDQEVTFRGARGTNITAIRVNQVGTNSPIATRVAGGLGSEFVTIRLYSARGRAYSYTILVYAAINCSNN from the exons ATGGCTGTAGCATCATTGTCATTGGCCG ATGTTTTCAGAAAAACTGAGCTGAATGTACCAAACTTGCCAGAAGATACTGAGCTTAATGTACCAGATTTACCTGAAGATACTGAGCTAAATGTACCAGACTTGCCAGAAGATACTGAGTTGGATGTACCGGAGAATGAAATAGGAGAAGATGATGAGGAAACTAGTGTAGCTACTCGTAATAATCTCTCTTTGGGAAATTTTGGTGCTAACGATAGGCTGATGTCTAG GATCACTCACAACGTAGCTGCTGCTACTTTATTGATTCATGATCAAGAAGTAACCTTCCGTGGAGCAAGAGGAACTAACATCACAGCCATCAGGGTTAACCAGGTTGGAACAAATAGTCCCATAGCAACACGAGTGGCCGGTGGTCTTGGCTCAGAATTCGTCACAATCCGACTTTACTCAGCTAGAGGAAGAGCTTACTCCTACACGATCTTAGTTTACGCAGCGATCAACTgctcaaataattaa
- the LOC118277180 gene encoding uncharacterized protein LOC118277180: MMKSLILVAVLAALTICNDAASLQNPAFRANLYQGAIRPGDRLLHSNYYYKNPITNAVQYQDITYRGNASTRISYIQATEVGYTQWGIPSLRAGGVNFNHATIRLTSQRGYGYYYRVEIWGRYLNTVVVAVASLGSQPDGSVVEVDTTSPEGWDTPLCVADLSGLDVGDPGAGVATLCFRDDNNNLIIFLPINIVSWSNQLYTHIVFWGSNSEHIKMMKSLILVAVLAALTICNDAASLQNGAFRANMYQGAIRPGDRILHSNYYTKGPIPNAVQYQDITYRGNASTRISYIQVTEVGYTQWGIPSLRAGGVNFNHATIRLTSQRGYGYYYRVEIWGR, from the exons ATG ATGAAGAGCCTGATTCTGGTTGCGGTGCTCGCCGCCCTAACTATCTGCAATGACGCAGCTAGTCTTCAAAACCCTGCCTTCAGGGCTAACCTGTACCAGGGAGCCATCAGGCCCGGAGACAGACTGCTTCACAG CAACTACTACTACAAAAATCCCATCACCAACGCTGTGCAGTACCAGGACATCACCTACCGTGGCAACGCCAGCACCAGGATCTCCTACATCCAAGCCACTGAGGTCGGCTACACACAGTGGGGTATCCCATCCCTCAGGGCTGGTGGTGTCAACTTCAACCACGCTACCATCAGGCTGACTTCCCAAAGAGGCTACGGCTACTACTACCGTGTTGAGATCTGGGGTCGTT ATCTCAACACGGTAGTAGTAGCCGTAGCCTCTTTGGGAAGTCAGCCTGATGGTAGCGTGGTTGAAGTTGACACCACCAGCCCTGAGGGATGGGATACCCCACTGTGTGTAGCCGACCTCAGTGGCTTGGATGTAGGAGATCCTGGTGCTGGCGTTGCCACG CTGTGTTTTCGCGATGATAATAACAATCTTATCATTTTTTtacctataaatattgtatCTTGGAGCAATCAGCTTTATACTCACATCGTCTTCTGGGGAAGCAACAGTGAACATATCAAAATG ATGAAAAGCCTGATTCTGGTTGCGGTGCTCGCCGCCCTAACTATCTGCAATGACGCAGCTAGTCTTCAAAACGGTGCCTTCAGGGCTAACATGTACCAGGGAGCCATCAGGCCCGGCGACAGAATACTCCACAG CAACTACTACACCAAAGGACCCATTCCTAACGCTGTGCAGTACCAGGACATCACCTACCGTGGCAACGCCAGCACCAGGATCTCCTACATCCAAGTCACTGAGGTCGGCTACACCCAGTGGGGCATCCCATCCCTCAGGGCTGGTGGTGTCAACTTCAACCACGCTACCATCAGGCTGACTTCCCAAAGAGGCTACGGCTACTACTACCGTGTTGAGATCTGGGGTCGTTAA